One Kitasatospora sp. MAP12-44 DNA segment encodes these proteins:
- a CDS encoding PP2C family protein-serine/threonine phosphatase: protein MALPFIGMALVVCLDYFSNTTVTVEPALTAVPALAAIVSRRVWYPLLTGVLAEGAAFVMATYNNVLGESVHSATVFAIALVTAISWVSVMLRVRQEQALADAQLVAEIARRVLLRSVPDRVGSVRAAVHYAAAAAHARIGGDLYEVVNTRHGVRAVVGDVRGKGLSAVETAAAVLGAFREAAHQEPALDLVAHWLAVSLDRALHENEHPGVEEEFVTLVLIGVCPDGTAEIVNCGHPAPLLLRGDGPAVALELDETVPPLGVLDPADVRPPIQRVPFEPGDRVLLFTDGVIEARDRAGLFYPLAERLPGCASGGPTDVLRRLHADVVRHVGKQLGDDAAMLLLQYEPAQGGSQLPHQSAQLVARP, encoded by the coding sequence TTGGCCCTGCCGTTCATCGGCATGGCGCTGGTGGTCTGCCTTGACTACTTCAGCAACACCACGGTGACGGTCGAGCCCGCGCTCACCGCCGTCCCCGCGCTGGCCGCGATCGTCAGCCGGCGGGTCTGGTACCCGCTGCTGACCGGAGTGCTGGCCGAGGGCGCCGCCTTCGTCATGGCCACCTACAACAACGTGCTCGGTGAGTCCGTGCACAGTGCGACGGTCTTCGCGATCGCGCTGGTCACCGCGATCAGCTGGGTCAGTGTGATGCTGCGGGTGCGGCAGGAGCAGGCGCTGGCCGACGCCCAGTTGGTGGCCGAGATCGCCCGCCGGGTGCTGTTGCGCTCGGTCCCCGACCGGGTGGGCAGCGTACGGGCGGCCGTGCACTACGCGGCGGCGGCCGCGCACGCCCGGATCGGCGGGGACCTGTACGAGGTGGTCAACACCCGGCACGGCGTGCGGGCGGTGGTCGGCGACGTCCGCGGCAAGGGGCTCAGCGCGGTGGAGACCGCGGCCGCCGTGCTGGGCGCGTTCCGCGAGGCGGCGCACCAGGAGCCCGCGCTGGACCTGGTGGCCCACTGGCTGGCCGTCAGCCTGGACCGCGCGCTGCACGAGAACGAACACCCGGGCGTGGAAGAGGAGTTCGTCACCCTCGTGCTGATCGGGGTGTGCCCGGACGGCACCGCGGAGATCGTCAACTGCGGCCATCCCGCGCCGCTGCTGCTGCGCGGCGACGGGCCCGCGGTGGCCCTGGAGTTGGACGAGACGGTGCCGCCGCTGGGCGTCCTCGACCCGGCGGACGTCCGCCCGCCGATCCAGCGGGTGCCGTTCGAACCGGGCGACCGGGTCCTGCTGTTCACCGACGGGGTGATCGAGGCCCGGGACCGGGCCGGCCTCTTCTACCCGCTCGCCGAGCGGCTCCCCGGCTGCGCGAGCGGCGGCCCGACCGACGTGCTGCGCCGGCTGCACGCGGACGTCGTGCGGCACGTCGGCAAGCAGCTCGGCGACGACGCGGCGATGCTCCTGCTGCAGTACGAGCCCGCCCAGGGCGGTTCGCAACTCCCGCACCAGAGCGCGCAGCTGGTGGCCCGTCCGTAG
- a CDS encoding endonuclease/exonuclease/phosphatase family protein, protein MSTLRIATFNLLHGQPLATDGSPLPFPTEAGDPLHDAIAALDADVLALQEVDRHQERSGLTDQTAVAAKAMGAADWRFAAALHGRPAPVAGWLRDPAVPGLQVYGPDEVGTALELPSYGTALLTRLPVRHWQARRFAPAPFGLPLRVAGRRGLTPVPDEPRAALAAVLEGPSGPFTVVATHLSFVPGWNMAQLAGIRRWIADLPRPYLVLGDFNLVGAVPRTVLGGATALDRGTRSRQQLRELRAARRVRAAASEPRRRRVREPRPRLQGWYDLARTPTYPSHRPAVQFDHVLAVGVPRTAVGSVAAPRVGVSDHRPLVVEVEL, encoded by the coding sequence GTGAGCACGCTGCGCATCGCCACCTTCAACCTGCTGCACGGCCAGCCGCTGGCCACCGACGGCAGCCCGCTGCCCTTCCCCACCGAGGCGGGCGATCCCCTGCACGACGCGATCGCCGCGCTGGACGCCGATGTGCTGGCGCTCCAGGAGGTGGACCGCCACCAGGAGCGCTCCGGGCTGACCGACCAGACGGCCGTGGCCGCCAAGGCGATGGGCGCCGCCGACTGGCGTTTCGCCGCCGCCCTGCACGGCCGCCCGGCGCCGGTGGCCGGCTGGCTGCGCGACCCGGCCGTGCCGGGCCTGCAGGTGTACGGGCCGGACGAAGTGGGCACCGCCCTCGAACTGCCCTCCTACGGCACGGCGCTGCTCACCCGGCTGCCGGTGCGGCACTGGCAGGCCCGGCGGTTCGCCCCCGCGCCGTTCGGTCTGCCGCTGCGGGTGGCCGGGCGCCGGGGCCTGACCCCCGTCCCGGACGAGCCGCGGGCCGCGCTGGCCGCCGTCCTGGAGGGGCCCAGCGGCCCGTTCACCGTGGTCGCCACCCATCTGTCCTTCGTGCCGGGCTGGAACATGGCCCAACTGGCCGGGATCCGGCGGTGGATCGCCGACCTGCCGCGGCCCTACCTGGTACTCGGCGACTTCAACCTGGTCGGGGCGGTCCCGCGCACGGTGCTCGGCGGAGCCACCGCGCTGGACCGCGGCACCCGTTCGCGCCAGCAGCTGCGCGAGTTGCGCGCCGCCCGCCGCGTGCGCGCGGCGGCGAGCGAGCCGCGCCGCCGCCGGGTCCGCGAGCCGCGCCCGCGCCTGCAGGGCTGGTACGACCTGGCCCGCACACCCACGTACCCGTCGCACCGCCCGGCGGTGCAGTTCGACCACGTGCTCGCGGTCGGCGTGCCGCGCACCGCCGTCGGCTCGGTCGCCGCGCCGCGGGTCGGCGTCTCGGACCACCGGCCGCTGGTGGTCGAGGTCGAGCTGTAG
- a CDS encoding PadR family transcriptional regulator translates to MSIPHGLLALLDQGPRYGYQLRVEFEARTGATWPLNVGQVYTTLGRLERDGLVVPDREDEEGHLFYALTDKGRAELRSWFDTPVPRTNPPRDELAIKLAMAVTVPGVDVHAVVQAQRRHSIKALQDYTRLKARALAGQTTATEAEGRSELAWLLVLDQLIFQTEAEVRWLDHCETRLAQHSERLQAEQAERAAQPAQPAGSAAAEAPKGRRRSRV, encoded by the coding sequence ATGTCGATCCCTCATGGTCTACTCGCCCTCCTCGACCAGGGCCCGCGCTACGGCTACCAACTCCGCGTCGAGTTCGAGGCGCGCACCGGCGCCACCTGGCCGCTGAACGTCGGCCAGGTCTACACCACGCTCGGACGGCTCGAACGGGACGGCCTGGTCGTCCCGGACCGTGAGGACGAGGAGGGGCACCTCTTCTACGCCCTCACCGACAAGGGGCGCGCCGAGCTGCGCTCCTGGTTCGACACCCCGGTGCCGCGCACCAACCCGCCCCGCGACGAACTGGCGATCAAGCTCGCCATGGCGGTCACCGTCCCCGGGGTCGACGTGCACGCCGTCGTCCAGGCCCAGCGCCGGCACAGCATCAAGGCGCTGCAGGACTACACCCGGTTGAAGGCGCGGGCGCTGGCGGGGCAGACCACCGCCACCGAGGCCGAGGGGCGTTCCGAGCTGGCCTGGCTGCTCGTCCTGGACCAGCTGATCTTCCAGACCGAGGCCGAGGTCCGCTGGCTCGACCACTGCGAGACCCGGCTCGCCCAGCACAGCGAGCGGCTGCAGGCCGAGCAGGCCGAGCGGGCCGCCCAGCCCGCGCAGCCCGCCGGGAGTGCCGCTGCCGAGGCGCCCAAGGGGCGCCGTCGCAGCCGGGTCTGA
- a CDS encoding ABC transporter ATP-binding protein: protein MTDAFPSTAFTRTSTEPVLRLAGVTRVHGRGAAQVHALRGVDLQVHAGEFVAVMGPSGSGKSTLLTLAGGLDSPTDGRVMVEGQSLGALSRKQLAQVRRRSIGYVFQDYNLIPALTAAENIAMPRELDGISSRAARREALAALEELGIGELADRFPDDMSGGQQQRVAIGRALIGERRLVLADEPTGALDSTTGESVLAVLRARCDAGAAAMMVTHEARHAAWADRVVFLRDGRMVDETGCQDVDSLLLA, encoded by the coding sequence ATGACCGACGCCTTTCCTTCCACCGCCTTCACCCGGACCTCCACCGAGCCGGTGCTGCGCCTGGCGGGGGTGACCCGGGTGCACGGCCGGGGCGCGGCCCAGGTGCACGCGCTGCGCGGGGTCGACCTCCAGGTGCACGCGGGCGAGTTCGTCGCCGTGATGGGCCCCTCGGGATCCGGCAAGTCCACCCTGCTCACGCTGGCCGGCGGGCTGGACAGCCCGACCGACGGCCGGGTCATGGTGGAGGGGCAGTCGCTCGGCGCGCTCTCGCGCAAGCAGCTGGCCCAGGTCCGCCGCCGGTCGATCGGCTATGTCTTCCAGGACTACAACCTGATCCCCGCGCTGACCGCCGCCGAGAACATCGCGATGCCGCGCGAACTGGACGGGATATCCTCCAGGGCCGCCCGCCGCGAGGCGCTGGCCGCCCTGGAGGAGCTGGGCATCGGCGAGCTCGCCGACCGCTTCCCCGACGACATGTCCGGCGGCCAGCAGCAGCGGGTGGCGATCGGCCGGGCGCTGATCGGCGAGCGCCGGCTGGTGCTGGCCGACGAGCCGACCGGCGCGCTGGACTCCACCACCGGCGAGTCGGTGCTCGCCGTGCTGCGGGCCCGTTGCGACGCGGGCGCGGCCGCCATGATGGTCACCCATGAGGCCCGGCACGCCGCCTGGGCGGACCGGGTGGTCTTCCTGCGGGACGGCCGGATGGTCGACGAGACCGGCTGCCAGGACGTCGACTCGCTGCTGCTCGCCTGA
- a CDS encoding dipeptidase — MTKTPDSVVRSFIDQHQADFLRDLGEWLSIPSVSADPGRSGEVRRSAEWLAAKLAEIGFPVAEVWESDGLPAVFAEWPSGDAGAPTVLVYGHHDVQPAAKEDGWDTEPFTPVTIGNRLYARGAADDKGQVFFHTLGLRAHLAATGRTAPAVNLKLLIEGEEESGSPNFGALIRRESERLAADLVFVSDTGMWAEGTPTICTGMRGIVDCQVDLFGPDSDVHSGSFGGAVPNPATFAAELAAALHDDDRRVTVPGFYDGVVELTDRERELFAKLPFDEQQWLRVAKSHGLLGEAGYTTLERVWARPTGEVNGMWGGYTGPGRKTIVPADAHLKLSFRLVAGQDVYRIEQLVRDWVAGRIPEGIRHEIVFRAHTRPCLTPLDHPALQSTVRSMGRAFEQEILFTREGGSGPAADMQEVLGAPVLFLGISVPSDGWHSINEKVELDLLRKGVEATAYLWEDLAENFRPAEAAAPAAAADDK, encoded by the coding sequence ATGACGAAAACCCCGGACAGCGTCGTCCGTTCCTTTATCGACCAGCACCAGGCCGACTTCCTGCGGGACTTGGGCGAGTGGCTGAGCATCCCGTCGGTCTCGGCCGACCCGGGCCGTTCGGGGGAGGTCCGCCGCTCCGCCGAGTGGCTGGCCGCGAAGCTGGCCGAGATCGGGTTCCCGGTGGCGGAGGTCTGGGAGTCGGACGGTCTGCCGGCGGTGTTCGCCGAGTGGCCCTCGGGTGACGCGGGTGCGCCGACCGTCCTCGTCTACGGCCACCACGACGTCCAGCCGGCCGCCAAGGAGGACGGCTGGGACACCGAGCCGTTCACCCCGGTGACCATCGGCAACCGCCTGTACGCCCGCGGCGCGGCCGACGACAAGGGCCAGGTCTTCTTCCACACCCTGGGGCTGCGCGCGCACCTGGCGGCCACCGGCCGCACCGCGCCGGCCGTCAACCTCAAGCTGCTGATCGAGGGCGAGGAGGAGTCCGGTTCGCCGAACTTCGGCGCGCTGATCCGCCGGGAGTCCGAGCGGCTCGCCGCCGACCTGGTCTTCGTCTCCGACACCGGCATGTGGGCCGAGGGCACGCCGACCATCTGCACTGGCATGCGCGGCATCGTCGACTGCCAGGTCGACCTGTTCGGCCCGGACAGCGACGTCCACTCCGGCTCCTTCGGCGGGGCCGTGCCGAACCCGGCCACCTTCGCCGCCGAGCTGGCCGCGGCGCTGCACGACGACGACCGCAGGGTCACCGTCCCCGGCTTCTACGACGGCGTCGTCGAGCTGACGGACCGCGAGCGCGAGCTCTTCGCCAAGCTGCCCTTCGACGAGCAGCAGTGGCTGCGGGTGGCCAAGTCGCACGGCCTGCTCGGCGAGGCGGGCTACACCACCCTGGAGCGGGTCTGGGCCCGGCCGACCGGCGAGGTCAACGGCATGTGGGGCGGCTACACGGGCCCGGGCCGCAAGACCATCGTGCCGGCCGACGCGCACCTCAAGCTCTCCTTCCGGCTGGTGGCCGGGCAGGACGTGTACCGGATCGAGCAGCTGGTCAGGGACTGGGTGGCCGGCCGGATCCCGGAGGGCATCCGGCACGAGATCGTCTTCCGCGCGCACACCCGGCCGTGCCTGACGCCGCTGGACCACCCGGCGCTGCAGTCCACCGTCCGCTCGATGGGACGCGCCTTCGAGCAGGAGATCCTCTTCACCCGCGAGGGCGGCTCGGGGCCGGCCGCCGATATGCAGGAGGTGCTGGGTGCTCCGGTGCTCTTCCTCGGCATCTCGGTGCCCTCGGACGGCTGGCACTCGATCAACGAGAAGGTCGAGCTGGACCTGCTGCGCAAGGGCGTGGAGGCCACGGCCTACCTCTGGGAGGACCTGGCCGAGAACTTCCGGCCGGCCGAGGCCGCGGCGCCGGCCGCCGCGGCCGATGACAAGTGA
- the nudC gene encoding NAD(+) diphosphatase yields MPDIERPLQLALARAGVDRAAHHRQDEPWLAAAWSHPTTKVLPIAAGEAFVVDTEAGAELVLLPSFEAPQTGDRYFLGTDESGVSYFALAGESLPGRLDGDARPAGLREVGATLSDRDAGLLVHAVALEHWHRLHSFCSRCGHPTEKAGAGHLRRCTSCAAEHYPRTDPAVIMVVTDEQDRCLLGRQALWPEGRWSTLAGFVEPGESIEQAVAREVFEEAGVKVAEVSYVASQPWPFPASLMLGFVAKADPDGTAITVDGEELSEARWISREELRAGMESGEILPPSGISIARHLVELWYGEPLPPAVRW; encoded by the coding sequence ATGCCTGACATCGAACGGCCACTGCAGCTCGCACTCGCCAGGGCGGGGGTGGACCGCGCGGCCCACCACCGGCAGGACGAACCGTGGCTCGCGGCCGCCTGGAGCCACCCCACCACCAAGGTGCTGCCGATCGCCGCCGGCGAGGCCTTCGTGGTGGACACCGAGGCGGGCGCCGAGCTGGTCCTGCTGCCCTCCTTCGAGGCCCCGCAGACCGGTGACCGGTACTTCCTGGGGACCGACGAGAGCGGCGTGTCGTACTTCGCGCTGGCCGGCGAGTCGCTGCCGGGCCGGCTGGACGGCGACGCCCGCCCGGCCGGTCTGCGCGAGGTGGGCGCGACCCTCTCCGACCGGGACGCCGGGCTGCTGGTGCACGCGGTGGCGCTGGAGCACTGGCACCGGCTGCACAGCTTCTGCTCGCGCTGCGGCCACCCGACCGAGAAGGCCGGCGCCGGGCACCTGCGGCGCTGCACCTCGTGCGCGGCCGAGCACTACCCGCGGACCGACCCGGCGGTGATCATGGTGGTCACCGACGAGCAGGACCGCTGCCTGCTGGGGCGCCAGGCGCTCTGGCCGGAGGGCCGCTGGTCCACGCTGGCCGGGTTCGTCGAGCCGGGCGAGTCGATCGAGCAGGCGGTGGCCCGCGAGGTCTTCGAGGAGGCCGGGGTCAAGGTCGCCGAGGTGAGCTACGTGGCCAGCCAGCCGTGGCCGTTCCCGGCCAGCCTGATGCTGGGCTTCGTGGCCAAGGCGGACCCGGACGGCACGGCGATCACGGTGGACGGCGAGGAGCTCTCCGAGGCGCGCTGGATCTCCCGGGAGGAGCTGCGGGCCGGGATGGAGTCGGGCGAGATCCTGCCGCCTTCGGGCATCTCGATCGCCCGGCACCTGGTCGAGCTCTGGTACGGCGAACCGCTGCCCCCCGCCGTTCGCTGGTAG
- a CDS encoding GntR family transcriptional regulator: MSISRGSVPSPKYQRLAADLRRRIAAGEWCGDVALPVETELEQQYGVARNTVRLAVDVLVNEGRLVRLQGKGTYLKEHPVLDHRAFGPPLGRLIPAQRDSLAAPSEVYTNEADEAGRVLTVDFEMLIVRARADVAERLGLREGEAVVVRRQLRLMDREPYSIEESHYRAGLAAGTALMEPDQVPGGDEQVLIELGRTEIGAVDQLVSRMPGPEEAQWFQGGPGVPLLVQTRVTYDRRGPVRVIETRYSADRCRLVYSLGELAARPVPAPLE; the protein is encoded by the coding sequence GTGAGCATCTCCCGAGGAAGCGTTCCGTCCCCCAAGTACCAGCGGCTGGCAGCCGACCTGCGCCGGCGGATCGCGGCCGGCGAATGGTGCGGCGATGTCGCGCTGCCGGTGGAGACCGAGCTGGAGCAGCAGTACGGCGTGGCCCGCAACACCGTGCGCCTCGCGGTGGACGTGCTGGTCAACGAGGGCCGGCTGGTCCGGCTGCAGGGCAAGGGCACCTATCTCAAGGAGCATCCGGTCCTCGACCACCGTGCCTTCGGGCCGCCGCTGGGCCGGCTGATCCCCGCCCAGCGGGACAGTCTCGCGGCGCCCAGCGAGGTCTACACGAACGAGGCGGACGAGGCGGGCCGGGTATTGACGGTCGACTTCGAGATGCTGATCGTCCGGGCCAGGGCGGACGTCGCGGAGCGGCTCGGCCTGCGGGAGGGGGAGGCGGTGGTGGTCCGCCGCCAGCTGCGGCTGATGGACCGCGAGCCCTACTCGATCGAGGAGAGCCACTACCGGGCCGGCCTGGCGGCCGGTACCGCGCTGATGGAGCCGGACCAGGTCCCGGGCGGGGACGAGCAGGTGCTGATCGAGCTGGGCCGCACCGAGATCGGGGCGGTGGACCAGCTGGTCTCCCGGATGCCCGGTCCTGAGGAGGCGCAGTGGTTCCAGGGCGGGCCCGGCGTGCCGCTGCTGGTGCAGACCCGGGTCACCTACGACCGGCGCGGGCCGGTGCGGGTGATCGAGACCCGCTACTCGGCCGACCGCTGCCGGCTGGTCTACAGCCTGGGCGAGCTCGCGGCCCGTCCGGTGCCGGCGCCCCTTGAGTGA
- a CDS encoding mycoredoxin → MSGSVTMYSTTWCGYCQRLKKQLDREGIAYTEINIEQDPASAAFVESVNDGNQTVPTLLVTPAGGGEPVAMTNPSLRQVQAALAS, encoded by the coding sequence ATGTCCGGCAGCGTCACGATGTACAGCACGACCTGGTGCGGCTACTGCCAGCGGCTGAAGAAGCAGCTGGACCGCGAGGGGATCGCCTACACCGAGATCAACATCGAGCAGGACCCGGCGTCGGCGGCCTTCGTGGAGTCGGTCAACGACGGCAACCAGACGGTGCCGACCCTGCTGGTGACCCCGGCCGGCGGCGGCGAGCCGGTGGCCATGACCAACCCGAGCCTGCGTCAGGTGCAGGCCGCGCTGGCGAGCTGA
- a CDS encoding ATP-dependent DNA helicase UvrD2: MQEELMTGDQYGAQHLPGLSGGGSGGGGAVFSGGYAGRPGDADAVLAGLDPEQRAVATALHGPVCVLAGAGTGKTRAITHRIAYGVRSGVFQPQQVMAVTFTARAAGEMRGRLRELGAEGVQARTFHSAALRQLQYFWPRVVGGEVPRLLERKVQLVAEAAGRTGLRVQRTELRDLTSEIEWAKVTQIVPDDYPVAVLKSGRDAPRDPAEIARVYATYEQTKRDRNVIDFEDVLLLTAAILEDRPEIADRVRAQYRHFTVDEYQDVSPLQQRLLDQWTGAGASLCVVGDASQTIYSFTGATPDYLLNFRHKHPDATVVKLVRDYRSTPQVVHLANGLLAQARGEAARHRLELVSQRAAGPEPVYTEYVDEPSEAESTAHRIKELLAKAPGQGGYRASEIAVLFRTNGQSEVYEQALADLGISYQLKGAERFFERPEVREAGLLLRGAARAGNDPLTADAPDLAAEVRAVLGTRGFTATPPAGSGAVRERWESLAALVRLAEEFEAGRRAAGEPADLAAYVGELDARAAAQHAPAVEGVTLASLHAAKGLEWDAVFLVGLTEGTLPIIYAKTDEQLEEERRLLYVGVTRAREHLSLSWALSRSPGGRASRKPTRFLDGLRPGSGPAGARSGAGGRGGVEGGGGERAAGRKARGPVKCRVCDRTLTDAVERKLRRCEDCPSSMDEALYERLRAWRAGQAKKQGAPAYVVFTDATLMAIAEDVPADTRALAQISGVGAMKLDKYGAAVLSLCAGEEPEEEPVADADGPSDEPSEEELPQDS, translated from the coding sequence ATGCAGGAAGAGCTCATGACCGGTGACCAGTACGGCGCACAGCACCTCCCCGGCCTGTCGGGGGGCGGATCCGGGGGCGGCGGGGCCGTGTTCAGCGGCGGCTACGCCGGTCGGCCGGGCGACGCCGACGCGGTGCTGGCCGGGCTCGACCCGGAGCAGCGGGCCGTCGCCACCGCGCTGCACGGACCGGTCTGCGTCCTGGCGGGCGCCGGGACGGGCAAGACCAGGGCGATCACCCACCGGATCGCCTACGGCGTGCGCAGCGGCGTCTTCCAGCCCCAGCAGGTGATGGCCGTCACCTTCACCGCGCGGGCCGCGGGCGAGATGCGCGGCCGGCTGCGCGAGCTCGGCGCGGAGGGCGTGCAGGCCCGGACGTTCCACTCCGCCGCGCTGCGTCAACTCCAGTACTTCTGGCCGCGGGTGGTCGGCGGCGAGGTGCCGCGGCTGCTCGAGCGCAAGGTCCAGCTGGTCGCCGAGGCCGCCGGGCGGACCGGCCTGCGGGTCCAGCGCACCGAACTGCGCGACCTCACCAGCGAGATCGAGTGGGCCAAGGTCACCCAGATCGTCCCGGACGACTACCCGGTGGCCGTCCTCAAGTCCGGCCGGGACGCCCCGCGCGACCCGGCCGAGATCGCCCGGGTCTACGCCACCTACGAGCAGACCAAGCGCGACCGCAACGTCATCGACTTCGAGGACGTGCTGCTGCTGACCGCCGCGATCCTGGAGGACCGCCCGGAGATCGCCGATCGGGTGCGCGCCCAGTACCGGCACTTCACCGTCGACGAGTACCAGGACGTCTCGCCGCTGCAGCAGCGCCTGCTCGACCAGTGGACGGGCGCCGGCGCGAGCCTGTGCGTGGTCGGCGACGCCAGCCAGACGATCTACTCCTTCACCGGCGCCACCCCCGACTACCTGCTGAACTTCCGCCACAAGCACCCCGACGCCACGGTGGTGAAGCTGGTCCGCGACTACCGCTCCACCCCGCAGGTGGTCCACCTGGCCAACGGGCTCCTCGCGCAGGCGCGTGGCGAGGCCGCCCGGCACCGCCTGGAGCTCGTCTCGCAGCGCGCGGCCGGCCCCGAGCCGGTCTACACCGAGTACGTGGACGAGCCGAGCGAGGCCGAGAGCACCGCGCACCGGATCAAGGAGCTGCTGGCCAAGGCCCCCGGGCAGGGCGGCTACCGGGCGAGCGAGATCGCCGTGCTGTTCCGGACCAACGGGCAGTCCGAGGTCTATGAGCAGGCGCTGGCCGACCTCGGGATCTCCTACCAGCTCAAGGGCGCCGAGCGGTTCTTCGAGCGGCCGGAGGTGCGCGAGGCCGGGCTGCTGCTGCGCGGCGCGGCCCGCGCGGGGAACGACCCGCTGACCGCCGACGCGCCGGACCTCGCCGCCGAGGTGCGCGCGGTGCTCGGCACCCGGGGCTTCACCGCCACCCCGCCGGCCGGCTCCGGCGCGGTCCGCGAGCGCTGGGAGTCGCTGGCGGCACTGGTCCGCCTCGCCGAGGAGTTCGAGGCCGGGCGTCGCGCGGCGGGCGAGCCGGCCGACCTGGCGGCCTATGTCGGCGAGCTGGACGCCAGGGCCGCCGCCCAGCACGCGCCGGCCGTGGAGGGCGTCACGCTGGCCTCCCTGCACGCCGCCAAGGGCCTGGAGTGGGACGCCGTCTTCCTGGTCGGTCTCACCGAGGGCACGCTGCCGATCATCTACGCCAAGACCGACGAGCAGTTGGAGGAGGAGCGCCGACTGCTCTACGTCGGTGTCACCCGGGCGCGGGAGCACCTCTCGCTCTCCTGGGCGCTCTCCCGCTCGCCCGGGGGGCGCGCCAGCCGCAAGCCCACGCGCTTTCTGGACGGGCTGCGCCCGGGCTCCGGCCCGGCCGGGGCGCGCTCCGGCGCGGGCGGCCGCGGGGGCGTGGAGGGCGGTGGCGGGGAGCGCGCGGCGGGCCGCAAGGCGCGCGGACCGGTCAAGTGCCGGGTCTGCGACCGCACCCTCACCGACGCGGTCGAGCGCAAACTGCGCCGCTGCGAGGACTGCCCGTCCTCCATGGACGAGGCGCTGTACGAGCGGCTGCGCGCCTGGCGGGCCGGTCAGGCCAAGAAGCAGGGCGCCCCGGCCTATGTGGTCTTCACCGACGCGACCCTGATGGCGATCGCCGAGGATGTGCCCGCGGACACCAGGGCGCTGGCCCAGATCTCGGGTGTGGGCGCCATGAAGCTGGACAAGTACGGGGCCGCCGTGCTGTCGTTGTGTGCGGGGGAAGAGCCTGAGGAGGAACCGGTCGCGGACGCGGACGGCCCCTCGGACGAGCCCTCCGAAGAGGAGCTCCCGCAAGACTCCTGA
- a CDS encoding WhiB family transcriptional regulator yields MSTVITPPLLSVPSSTPTKADPAPLPPPEGSLMQITALDDAEALGSPIPCRAFDPEVFFAETPADVEYAKSLCGTCPVKEACLAGALDRREPWGVWGGELFVQGVVVARKRPRGRPRKTEVAA; encoded by the coding sequence GTGTCCACGGTCATCACACCGCCCCTCCTGTCCGTACCGAGCTCAACGCCGACCAAGGCCGACCCCGCTCCACTCCCTCCCCCGGAAGGTTCACTCATGCAGATCACCGCTCTCGACGACGCCGAGGCTCTCGGATCCCCCATCCCGTGCCGGGCGTTCGACCCGGAGGTCTTCTTCGCCGAGACTCCCGCCGACGTCGAGTACGCGAAGTCGCTGTGCGGCACCTGCCCCGTCAAGGAGGCCTGCCTGGCCGGTGCGCTCGACCGGCGTGAGCCGTGGGGCGTCTGGGGCGGGGAGCTCTTCGTGCAGGGCGTCGTGGTGGCCCGGAAGCGGCCGCGTGGCCGTCCGCGCAAGACCGAGGTCGCAGCATGA